In bacterium, a single window of DNA contains:
- a CDS encoding NADP-dependent isocitrate dehydrogenase yields MYKDIQVPKDGAKITIDNGKLKVPDNPIIPFVEGDGTGRDIWRASVRVFDAAVAKAYGGKRKMHWMEVYAGEKSFKMSQSWLPDETVEAFKEFLVGIKGPLTTPIGGGIRSLNVALRKLLDLYVCLRPVRWYKGVPSPVIHPEYVDMVIFRENTEDIYTGIEFQYGTEDNKKFKQVFKEAFPKEYAKMRFPDTAGIGIKPVSVEGTERLVRAAITWALLNKRKSVNFVHKGNIMKFTEGAFKDWGYTLAAREFRNQIVTERETWILGNKEKNANLSVEENAKAIDPGFDMMSPAQQNDITKEVEAALKLWDTHGDGKWKSMLLIKDSIADVSLQFTLIRPRDYDVIATLNLNGDYLSDALAAQVGGIGIAPGANINYVTGHAIFEATHGTAPKYADLDKVNPGSVILSGEMMFRYMGWTEVADLIVKGMEGAVAAKTVTYDFARLMDGAKEIKCSEFADAMIKHM; encoded by the coding sequence ATGTACAAGGATATTCAAGTGCCAAAGGACGGCGCAAAGATCACTATTGACAACGGAAAACTGAAAGTACCGGATAATCCAATTATACCATTCGTCGAAGGCGACGGCACGGGACGTGACATCTGGCGGGCATCGGTTCGCGTTTTTGACGCTGCGGTTGCGAAAGCTTACGGCGGAAAACGCAAGATGCACTGGATGGAAGTGTACGCCGGTGAAAAATCATTTAAGATGTCCCAAAGCTGGCTTCCGGATGAGACGGTCGAAGCTTTTAAGGAATTTTTGGTCGGCATCAAAGGACCATTAACAACGCCGATCGGCGGCGGCATCCGCTCGCTGAATGTAGCGCTTCGTAAACTGCTTGATCTGTATGTTTGCCTGCGCCCGGTTCGTTGGTACAAAGGCGTTCCCTCCCCGGTCATTCATCCTGAATATGTGGACATGGTTATTTTCCGAGAAAATACTGAGGATATCTATACCGGCATCGAGTTTCAATACGGCACAGAGGACAATAAAAAGTTCAAACAGGTTTTTAAGGAAGCCTTTCCAAAAGAATACGCTAAAATGCGATTCCCGGATACAGCCGGTATAGGGATCAAGCCGGTTTCCGTCGAAGGTACTGAACGTCTGGTTCGCGCCGCAATCACGTGGGCGCTGCTGAATAAACGCAAGAGCGTGAATTTCGTACACAAGGGCAATATTATGAAATTTACGGAAGGCGCTTTCAAGGATTGGGGTTACACACTGGCCGCGCGTGAATTCAGAAACCAGATCGTTACCGAACGCGAAACATGGATTCTGGGAAATAAAGAAAAAAACGCCAACCTGAGCGTGGAAGAAAACGCCAAGGCGATCGACCCCGGTTTTGACATGATGTCGCCGGCACAGCAAAACGACATTACGAAGGAAGTTGAAGCGGCGCTGAAATTATGGGATACGCATGGCGACGGCAAGTGGAAATCCATGCTTCTCATTAAAGATTCCATTGCCGACGTGAGTCTGCAATTTACTCTGATTCGTCCGCGCGATTATGATGTGATTGCCACGCTTAACTTGAACGGCGATTATCTCTCCGACGCGCTTGCCGCGCAGGTTGGCGGCATCGGGATTGCGCCCGGCGCTAATATTAACTATGTCACGGGGCATGCGATATTCGAAGCGACGCACGGAACGGCTCCAAAATATGCCGATCTCGACAAGGTGAATCCCGGCTCGGTAATTCTTTCTGGCGAAATGATGTTCCGTTATATGGGCTGGACTGAAGTGGCCGACCTGATCGTCAAAGGCATGGAAGGGGCTGTAGCTGCCAAGACCGTTACATACGATTTTGCCCGCTTAATGGACGGCGCAAAAGAGATCAAGTGCAGCGAATTTGCAGATGCAATGATCAAACACATGTAA
- the pepE gene encoding dipeptidase PepE — translation MRLLLISNSTNYGGGFLDHCAGEIKDFLGEIRSILFVPYALNDLDGYTAKTRERYAKMGIDVRSIHEFKDPGEGVKTASAIHIGGGNTFRLLKRMYDEKIITVIREKVQNGMPYIGASAGTNVATVSIKTTNDMPIVYPPTFDALGLVPFNINPHYIDPDPNSTHQGETREQRINEFHEMNDTVVVGLREGAWLRIEGASVMLGGINGTKIFRKNEVPAEYKPGANLDFLLK, via the coding sequence ATGCGACTACTTCTCATCAGCAATTCCACCAATTACGGCGGCGGTTTTCTTGATCACTGCGCCGGCGAGATCAAAGATTTTCTTGGCGAAATTAGATCGATCTTATTTGTTCCATACGCCCTCAATGATCTGGACGGCTACACGGCCAAAACCCGTGAGCGCTACGCAAAGATGGGTATTGATGTTCGTTCCATTCATGAATTCAAAGATCCCGGTGAGGGCGTGAAAACCGCCTCAGCAATTCATATCGGCGGAGGAAATACATTTCGTTTGTTAAAACGAATGTACGACGAGAAAATAATTACGGTCATACGGGAAAAAGTTCAAAACGGCATGCCTTACATCGGCGCAAGCGCCGGAACCAATGTTGCCACCGTTTCGATCAAGACGACCAACGACATGCCGATCGTGTATCCGCCGACATTTGACGCGCTGGGGCTCGTGCCGTTCAATATCAATCCGCACTATATTGATCCGGATCCGAATTCTACCCATCAAGGCGAGACACGCGAACAGCGAATCAATGAGTTCCACGAAATGAACGATACCGTCGTCGTGGGTTTGCGCGAAGGAGCTTGGCTTCGCATCGAAGGCGCATCCGTTATGCTTGGAGGGATCAACGGTACGAAAATTTTCAGGAAAAATGAAGTACCGGCCGAATATAAGCCAGGCGCCAATCTGGATTTTTTGTTGAAGTAA
- a CDS encoding SRPBCC family protein, with product MKRTQVIRSPLAKVFEFFESPENLSIITPPWLRFVIKTPLPIDMRSGTVIEYTIRWLGIPVRWKTKITDYEPPLRFVDEQITGPYSLWHHTHVFRETKGMTEMTDTVRYRLPFGIFGQLVHWLLVHRQLQKIFDFRYRAIETIFNSIHS from the coding sequence CTGAAAAGAACCCAGGTAATTCGTAGCCCATTGGCTAAGGTCTTTGAGTTTTTTGAATCGCCTGAAAACCTTTCGATAATTACACCGCCATGGTTACGGTTTGTTATAAAGACGCCATTGCCAATCGATATGAGATCCGGCACCGTGATTGAATACACCATACGATGGCTTGGCATACCGGTTCGATGGAAAACTAAAATTACGGACTATGAACCGCCGTTACGTTTTGTTGACGAACAAATCACTGGTCCTTATTCCTTATGGCACCATACACATGTTTTTCGTGAAACAAAAGGGATGACTGAAATGACAGACACGGTACGATACCGGCTCCCGTTCGGCATCTTCGGCCAACTGGTTCATTGGCTTCTGGTGCACAGACAATTACAAAAAATTTTTGATTTTCGCTATCGAGCAATCGAAACGATATTCAATAGCATCCATTCTTAA
- a CDS encoding TlpA family protein disulfide reductase: MTLCEGLLNIHNMDFLFVVSEILIKYQSLKEEIISIKPIVVIFSVLFLASHAHAQNVHVVSFQELVTSLNKQNDTTYVFNFWATWCSPCVEELPHFETVNETYKNEKLQVVLISLDFKSELEKKVIPFVKKKNIRSAVVLLDEPDANSYIDKVSPEWSGAIPATLIVNSKKNIRVFYEKKFSLEELQSLIQSIIERN, encoded by the coding sequence ATGACACTTTGCGAAGGGCTCCTCAACATCCACAATATGGATTTTCTATTCGTTGTATCAGAGATCTTAATTAAATACCAATCCTTAAAAGAAGAGATAATTAGTATAAAGCCAATCGTAGTAATTTTTAGTGTTTTATTTCTGGCATCCCATGCTCATGCGCAGAATGTACATGTAGTTTCTTTTCAGGAACTTGTTACATCGTTAAATAAACAGAACGACACCACGTATGTGTTCAATTTCTGGGCCACATGGTGCAGTCCATGCGTGGAAGAATTACCGCATTTTGAAACGGTGAATGAAACATATAAGAACGAAAAATTGCAAGTGGTTTTGATCAGCCTGGATTTTAAATCGGAACTTGAAAAAAAAGTGATTCCGTTCGTGAAGAAAAAAAATATCCGATCGGCCGTTGTTTTGCTGGACGAACCCGATGCCAATTCCTACATAGATAAGGTCAGTCCGGAGTGGTCCGGTGCGATTCCTGCAACGTTGATCGTCAACTCGAAGAAAAATATACGGGTTTTCTATGAGAAGAAATTTTCGTTAGAGGAACTTCAATCCCTGATACAATCCATCATTGAAAGGAATTAA
- a CDS encoding RNA-binding transcriptional accessory protein, with amino-acid sequence MTEHDIIRLIAKELSITERNIHATVELLDLENTVPFITRYRKEVTGSLDENQIRGILDKVTYYRALEARKETVLKSIDEQGKLTEELRKKIESAAKLQELEDLYLPFKPKRRTKGIIAKEKGLEPLALIILAQEVIRGAVEDYAKEYISVEKKVGSVEEALQGARDIVAEMISEDAGVRKVIREFTKDDGILIVEKKAEDDKDYEMYHDYKEAINKMPPHRILAVNRGEREEKLRVNLKVDEETCCNLIGNRYIKKQKSIFREQVVEAIQEGYYRLIAPSIEREVRGEFTEKAEEHAIGVFGVNLKNLLLQAPTKGKVIMGIDPGFRSGCKVAVIDETGKYLAGDTIYPHEPQKEIHASIKIIENFVKKYWVTVISIGNGTASRETEAMVTDIIADLKKEKGELELVYTIVSEAGASVYSTSKIAKEEFPDLDASQRGNISIARRLLDPLAELVKIDPKSIGVGQYQHDLNQKRLADTLTSVVESAVNYVGVNLNTASASLLTYVSGLSSKTATSIIRFRDAKGKFVRREQLLEVSGIGPAAFQQCAGFLRIPDGENVLDNTSIHPESYLATEKLLSKFSIVDPKIAGNLLDLQLKNSNLPLENIAGEVGVGLPTLKDILENLKKPGRDPREEMPKPIFKSDVLKMEDLREGMTLKGTVRNVVDFGAFVDIGVKQDGLVHISQLSNKYVKNPMEVVAVGDVVDVKVLGVDIAKGRIQLTMKM; translated from the coding sequence ATGACCGAACATGACATCATTAGATTAATCGCAAAAGAGTTATCCATTACTGAACGGAATATTCATGCAACGGTGGAACTGCTTGATCTCGAAAACACGGTTCCTTTTATCACACGTTATCGAAAAGAAGTTACGGGCAGTCTGGATGAAAATCAGATACGCGGTATTCTTGATAAGGTGACGTACTATCGCGCCCTCGAAGCTCGAAAAGAAACGGTTCTAAAGTCCATTGACGAACAGGGGAAACTGACTGAAGAACTCAGGAAGAAAATTGAAAGCGCTGCAAAATTACAAGAGCTTGAAGATCTCTACCTGCCTTTCAAACCAAAACGTCGAACCAAAGGAATTATTGCGAAGGAGAAAGGCCTTGAACCTTTGGCTCTCATAATTTTGGCTCAGGAAGTGATACGGGGCGCTGTCGAGGATTATGCGAAAGAATATATTAGCGTTGAAAAGAAAGTGGGGTCTGTCGAAGAGGCTCTGCAGGGCGCGCGGGATATAGTCGCAGAAATGATCAGCGAAGATGCGGGCGTTCGTAAAGTCATTCGTGAATTCACCAAAGACGATGGAATTCTGATTGTGGAGAAAAAAGCGGAAGATGACAAAGATTACGAAATGTACCACGATTACAAAGAAGCGATTAACAAAATGCCGCCGCATCGCATTCTGGCGGTCAATCGCGGCGAACGTGAAGAAAAACTCCGAGTCAACCTCAAGGTGGATGAAGAAACTTGTTGTAATTTGATTGGTAATCGATATATAAAAAAACAAAAATCGATATTTCGTGAACAAGTTGTCGAAGCTATTCAGGAAGGCTATTACCGTCTGATCGCTCCTTCTATCGAACGGGAAGTGCGTGGCGAGTTCACCGAAAAAGCGGAAGAACATGCTATCGGTGTTTTTGGAGTCAATCTGAAAAATTTACTCCTTCAGGCTCCGACCAAAGGCAAAGTTATCATGGGCATCGACCCGGGATTCCGTTCAGGTTGTAAGGTTGCAGTGATCGACGAAACCGGTAAGTATCTCGCCGGCGATACGATTTATCCGCATGAACCCCAGAAAGAAATTCATGCGTCGATAAAAATCATAGAGAATTTCGTCAAAAAATATTGGGTGACAGTCATTTCAATCGGAAACGGAACAGCGTCGCGGGAAACCGAAGCCATGGTTACAGATATTATTGCCGATTTGAAAAAGGAGAAGGGGGAGCTGGAGTTGGTCTATACTATCGTCAGTGAAGCCGGCGCATCGGTCTATTCAACATCGAAGATCGCGAAGGAGGAATTTCCTGACCTTGACGCGTCTCAGCGCGGCAATATTTCTATTGCAAGACGCTTGCTTGACCCACTTGCTGAATTGGTTAAGATCGATCCTAAATCCATCGGCGTTGGACAGTATCAGCATGATCTCAATCAGAAACGTTTAGCCGATACGCTGACGTCCGTAGTCGAATCTGCAGTGAATTATGTTGGCGTCAATCTAAATACGGCCTCCGCATCCCTGCTGACCTATGTTTCCGGGCTTTCGTCTAAAACGGCTACGTCGATCATTCGATTCCGGGATGCCAAAGGCAAATTTGTGCGGCGCGAACAATTGCTGGAGGTCAGCGGCATCGGACCGGCAGCTTTTCAACAATGCGCGGGCTTCCTGCGAATTCCTGACGGAGAGAATGTATTAGATAACACATCCATTCATCCGGAATCCTATCTGGCAACGGAAAAACTGCTTAGTAAATTTAGTATTGTTGATCCAAAAATTGCAGGAAATCTCCTTGATCTTCAATTAAAGAATTCAAATCTTCCTCTTGAAAATATTGCGGGCGAAGTTGGCGTGGGCTTGCCAACCTTGAAGGATATTCTTGAAAACTTAAAAAAACCCGGGCGCGATCCGCGAGAAGAAATGCCGAAACCGATTTTCAAGTCCGATGTGTTGAAAATGGAGGATCTGCGGGAAGGCATGACACTCAAAGGAACTGTTCGAAACGTAGTTGATTTTGGCGCTTTTGTGGATATCGGAGTCAAACAGGACGGGCTGGTTCATATCAGCCAGTTGTCCAACAAGTACGTGAAGAACCCGATGGAAGTCGTAGCAGTGGGCGATGTGGTGGACGTAAAGGTTCTGGGCGTGGATATTGCCAAGGGGAGAATTCAATTGACCATGAAGATGTAA
- a CDS encoding thioredoxin family protein, with protein sequence MKKNTVSFLFAFLLLAGNLLAQGYKVGDKARDFSLKNVDGKYVSLKNYGDDVNGFIVTFTCNHCPYSKAYEDRIIALDKKFASLGYPVIAINPNDPTDYPEDSFDNMITRAKEKKFTFPYLVDETQEIARTYGATRTPHMYVLQKTSGGLEVVYIGAIDDNTENADAAKNKYVEAAINALIKGQKPAVNFTKAIGCTIKWKKS encoded by the coding sequence ATGAAAAAAAATACCGTTAGCTTTTTATTTGCGTTTTTACTTTTGGCCGGAAATCTCTTGGCTCAAGGTTATAAAGTCGGGGATAAAGCGCGTGACTTTAGCTTGAAAAATGTGGACGGAAAATATGTGTCGCTGAAAAATTACGGAGATGATGTCAATGGATTCATCGTCACGTTCACCTGCAATCACTGCCCATATTCCAAAGCCTACGAAGATCGGATCATTGCGTTGGACAAAAAATTTGCATCTCTCGGATATCCCGTGATCGCAATCAATCCGAACGATCCGACGGATTATCCTGAGGACTCGTTCGATAATATGATCACGCGCGCCAAAGAAAAGAAATTCACCTTTCCTTATCTCGTAGACGAAACGCAGGAGATAGCCAGAACGTACGGCGCCACGCGCACGCCGCACATGTATGTTCTTCAAAAAACATCAGGCGGCCTTGAGGTGGTTTACATAGGCGCCATTGATGACAATACCGAGAACGCCGATGCTGCAAAAAATAAATACGTGGAAGCGGCAATTAACGCGCTGATTAAAGGACAGAAGCCCGCAGTTAATTTTACTAAAGCGATCGGATGCACAATCAAATGGAAGAAGAGTTGA
- a CDS encoding TIGR01777 family protein, whose protein sequence is MKIVLAGATGFIGQKLIDKLLADEHKIVILTRNPNKARNTFGSSVNAIKWDAHSTGDWCNAINGSGAVINLAGESLAASRWNESQKQLLRDSRINATRVIVQAIEGSSDRPSVLVNASAVGYYGDVPDDTVTEKYPASNDFLGILSKQWEDEAHQADRLGVRVVCLRIGIVLGGGGGALEKMILPFKFFIGGPLGSGKQWFPWIHRDDVIDSIRFVLMNEKITGAVNLTAPSPVTMNDFCKTLGRVMGRPSIMRVPGFVLKLAVGEFAQFLLAGQKAVPDKLLKNKYQFLYSDLEKALRNIRV, encoded by the coding sequence ATGAAAATCGTTTTAGCCGGCGCAACCGGATTCATCGGTCAAAAGTTGATTGATAAGCTACTGGCAGATGAACACAAAATCGTTATACTTACACGGAATCCCAATAAGGCAAGGAACACGTTTGGCAGTAGTGTGAATGCGATTAAGTGGGATGCGCATTCAACCGGCGATTGGTGCAATGCTATCAATGGTTCAGGCGCTGTAATCAATCTGGCCGGAGAATCTTTAGCGGCTAGTCGATGGAACGAATCCCAAAAACAACTATTACGCGACAGCCGAATTAATGCAACTCGTGTGATCGTTCAGGCGATTGAAGGATCATCCGACAGGCCGTCCGTTCTGGTTAACGCAAGCGCAGTCGGCTATTACGGAGATGTGCCGGACGATACGGTTACAGAAAAGTATCCTGCCTCTAACGATTTTCTGGGAATCTTGAGCAAACAATGGGAAGATGAAGCGCATCAAGCGGATCGTTTGGGCGTTCGTGTTGTTTGTTTGCGAATCGGAATTGTCCTCGGCGGCGGCGGCGGAGCGCTGGAGAAAATGATTCTTCCGTTCAAATTTTTTATCGGCGGGCCGCTGGGCTCCGGCAAGCAATGGTTTCCATGGATCCATCGGGACGACGTAATTGACAGCATTCGATTTGTTTTGATGAACGAAAAAATTACCGGCGCGGTCAATCTGACGGCGCCTAGTCCGGTCACGATGAATGATTTCTGTAAAACACTCGGCAGAGTCATGGGCCGTCCTTCTATAATGCGCGTCCCAGGATTTGTATTGAAATTGGCCGTTGGGGAATTCGCTCAGTTTCTTCTGGCTGGCCAAAAAGCCGTTCCGGATAAGCTCTTGAAGAATAAGTATCAGTTTCTCTATTCCGACCTTGAGAAGGCTTTGAGAAACATACGGGTATAG